The following coding sequences lie in one Changpingibacter yushuensis genomic window:
- a CDS encoding IS1249 family transposase, whose translation MGNPRCDICGQTMIKHGTTAWGRQRFRCKACSSTLTRRNDIHARDLAAFLDYVTGRTRYADMPGQGRNARRRFAHFWPLWPLSPLVDEVHHVVFVDGIYLSHKLVVLIACTKDHVVGWYVARGETSASWAALFSRIAPPDVVVCDGGSGIASAIAKTWPTTRIQRCTFHAFSTIKRTTTTRPRTNAGVELYGLARALLTIQTREESVAWLGELTAWNDRWQTFLAQQTRLPSGTYVPTHGRLIQARNSINTLARKGTLFTYLEPDLQVAGEPIPATNNQIEGGINTRLRALLREHRGMPLDHQIKTVLWWCDRHTEFPASPAQLLSTTVTDAQIAELFATAHHRAHAQETINRWGTGVNWSDFHHTGTWHNTY comes from the coding sequence TGACCCGCCGCAATGATATTCACGCTCGTGATCTGGCAGCCTTCTTGGACTATGTCACCGGACGCACCCGGTATGCCGACATGCCCGGTCAAGGAAGGAATGCTCGGCGCAGATTCGCCCACTTCTGGCCACTATGGCCTCTCTCGCCTCTAGTGGACGAGGTCCACCATGTTGTCTTCGTGGACGGGATCTACCTCTCCCACAAGCTTGTCGTCCTGATCGCCTGCACGAAGGATCATGTCGTGGGATGGTATGTGGCCCGAGGGGAGACCAGTGCCTCATGGGCGGCATTGTTCTCTCGTATTGCACCCCCTGACGTGGTGGTCTGTGACGGAGGATCAGGAATCGCCTCGGCCATAGCCAAGACGTGGCCCACCACGCGGATCCAACGCTGCACCTTCCACGCCTTCAGCACCATCAAACGCACGACCACCACCCGGCCACGCACCAATGCGGGCGTTGAACTCTACGGCCTGGCCCGGGCTCTCCTGACCATTCAGACACGGGAGGAGTCGGTGGCGTGGCTGGGTGAACTCACCGCCTGGAATGACAGGTGGCAGACGTTTCTTGCCCAGCAGACCCGCCTACCATCAGGAACATATGTGCCCACGCATGGCCGTCTGATCCAGGCTCGTAACTCGATCAACACCCTGGCCAGGAAAGGAACCCTGTTCACCTATCTCGAACCTGACCTGCAGGTGGCAGGTGAGCCGATCCCGGCTACCAACAACCAGATCGAAGGTGGAATCAATACGAGGTTACGAGCCTTGCTGCGTGAGCATCGGGGCATGCCGCTTGACCATCAGATCAAGACTGTCTTGTGGTGGTGCGATCGCCACACCGAGTTCCCCGCCAGTCCCGCACAACTGTTGTCTACCACAGTCACTGATGCCCAGATCGCTGAGCTCTTCGCCACCGCACACCACCGCGCCCACGCTCAAGAAACCATCAACCGTTGGGGCACCGGCGTGAACTGGAGCGACTTCCACCACACCGGAACCTGGCACAACACCTACTAA
- a CDS encoding IS3 family transposase — MLLEACAISASSYHYCRGVLERPDKYGELAGRIEKIAGDSGFTYGSARVWLKLKRLGVTVSEKVVRRLMKEHQIPVYYAHRKRRYSSYEGETSPAPDDHVKRNFHADEPDRLWLTDVSEFAASDAKVYLSPMIDCCDGKVVAWQTSRRPDKVMTQSMLEAAIASLPTERHDALRDDKEAIPLIIHSDRGGHYRSAEWIETTKAAGITRSMGKKGCSPDNAACEGFFGRMKTEMFYGHTWTSAAQLETAINDYLIFYNTERLKTSLGGTIQENRDKMEKPEPSRKQS, encoded by the coding sequence ATGCTGCTGGAGGCGTGCGCGATCTCGGCCAGTAGCTACCACTATTGTCGGGGTGTGCTTGAACGTCCCGACAAGTATGGCGAGCTCGCTGGCAGGATTGAGAAGATTGCTGGCGATTCGGGCTTTACGTATGGTTCTGCACGGGTCTGGCTCAAACTCAAGCGTCTTGGGGTGACTGTTTCTGAGAAGGTTGTTCGTCGCTTGATGAAAGAACATCAGATCCCGGTTTATTACGCTCACCGCAAGCGTCGCTATTCCAGTTATGAGGGAGAGACAAGCCCGGCCCCAGATGATCACGTCAAGAGGAATTTTCATGCTGATGAGCCTGACAGACTATGGCTCACTGATGTCAGTGAGTTTGCTGCTTCGGACGCCAAGGTCTATCTCAGCCCGATGATTGATTGCTGTGATGGGAAAGTGGTGGCGTGGCAGACGAGTCGACGACCGGACAAGGTGATGACGCAGTCGATGCTGGAAGCTGCGATCGCGAGTTTGCCTACCGAGCGCCACGACGCTTTACGTGATGATAAGGAAGCTATCCCACTGATTATTCATAGCGATCGTGGTGGACATTACCGGAGCGCTGAATGGATCGAGACCACGAAGGCTGCTGGGATCACCCGCTCGATGGGAAAGAAGGGATGTAGTCCCGATAACGCGGCCTGTGAAGGATTCTTCGGACGTATGAAAACGGAAATGTTCTACGGTCACACCTGGACCAGTGCCGCACAGCTCGAGACGGCAATCAATGATTACCTTATCTTCTATAACACAGAGCGCTTGAAAACATCCCTTGGAGGCACCATCCAAGAAAACCGTGACAAAATGGAGAAACCAGAACCATCCAGAAAACAGTCCTGA